The following proteins are co-located in the Cryptococcus neoformans var. grubii H99 chromosome 1, complete sequence genome:
- a CDS encoding sorbitol dehydrogenase, producing MPTSLPLESRQPPKPEVFEAKSNLGFMLHSPLKTSFEKQSVPEIGPDEVLVEIKKTGICGSDVHFYNTGRMGLATLTEPMCLGHESSGIIVQLGSNIVQQAARSNLMATARGEAEESNKGTVSNRPLQVGDKVALEPGVTCRMCVDCKGGQYQICEHMIFAAYPPSTGGTLQRYYALPADLVYPLPDTVDLSFGAMMEPLSVATHAVANVGGMRTGWNVLITGAGPVGLLAMAVAKGLGAGKIVAVDINEERLHFAKQYAATDTYIPIPPNEGESRGDHAVRAAEDLLRSTGIPARGPGSIDLVVDATGAETCVLMGLNAIKPGGIYVQIGFGPPNVSVPMFRIVTNEITIRGAWRYGSGDYPLAIDMVARGLVDLKPLLTHTFKFEDALEAFEITKNGRDKNGKGVIKCVIDGPE from the exons ATGCCTACTTCGCTTCCACTCGAATCCAGGCAACCTCCCAAACCCGAGGTATTTGAGGCCAAGAGTAATCTTGGTTTCATGCTCCACTCACCTCTCAAAACGAGCTTCGAAAAG CAATCTGTCCCCGAAATTGGACCAGACGAAGTTTTAGTGGAGATTAAAAAAACT GGTATTTGTGGCTCTGATGTTCACT TTTATAACACTGGTAGAATGGGTCTTGCTACTCTCACAGAACCCATGTGCTTGGGCCATGAATCGTCTGGTATCATTGTTCAGCTTGGCTCTAACATTGTCCAGCAAGCGGCTCGCTCCAATCTGATGGCAACTGCACGAGGAGAAGCCGAAGAATCCAACAAAGGCACTGTATCTAATAGGCCGCTTCAAGTAGGAGACAAAGTCGCTCTTGAACCGGGAGTTACTTGTAGGATGTGCGTAGATTGCAAGGGCGGCCAATATCAG ATATGTGAGCACATGATATTTGCGGCCTACCCACCATCCACAGGTGGTACCCTCCAGCGTTATTATGCTTT ACCTGCCGACCTTGtctatcctcttcctgaCACTGTTGATCTCTCTTTCGGGGCAATGATGGAACCTCTTTCTGTGGCTACTCATGCAGTTGCTAATGTTGGCGGTATGCGTACCGGCTGGAACGTTCTCATCACTGGTGCAGGCCCAGTAGGGTTGTTGGCTATGGCCGTTGCTAAAGGTTTAGGGGCTGGGAAGATAGTAGCCGTTGACATCAACGAAGAAAGGTTGCATTTCGCGAAGCAGTACGCGGCCACAGATACTTACATCCCT ATCCCGCCAAATGAAGGAGAGTCTAGGGGCGATCATGCTGTCCGAGCGGCTGAGGATCTTCTTCGTTCCACTGGTATCCCCGCCCGCGGCCCAGGCTCCATTGATCTGGTTGTCGACGCAACAGGTGCCGAGACTTGCGTGTTAATGGGTTTGAATGCCATCAAGCCAGG GGGGATCTATGTGCAAATTGGTTTTGGTCCACCCAACGTGTCTGTCCCTATGTTCCGGATTGTCACGAATGAGATCACCATCCGAGGTGCATGGCG TTATGGCTCTGGCGATTATCCTCTCGCCATTGATATGGTTGCGCGTGGTCTTGTCGATCTTAAACCTCTTCTAACGCATACCTTCAAGTTTGAAGACGCCCTTGAGGCATTTGAGATTACCAAAAACGGGAGGGATAAGAATGGAAAGGGTGTTATCAAATGTGTCATTGACGGACCTGAGTAG
- a CDS encoding INO80 complex subunit C yields MPSKPQKNAPRKSNTGTPVASEDGVSIAAVIDRLSYADAPRPFKSASFVSHLPSRTATSSSTSVRKNAKQILALERERYLGGDGFLSAQHVAMRKRGEKIELGKKKKGLAKKGNIQNLLKGKMKRDVEETSGTQEQTPAESRMTSEGTTPTLEEDEDMDVDQKERPDTQAPNDHSEDGRPKKEIVTYLTPTAPPSLLPPKKYCDITGLHASYTDPRTKLRYKGLDVWHVVRGLGPGGDQAYLSLRGAQTSLK; encoded by the exons AT GCCTTCGAAACCTCAGAAAAATGCGCCTCGCAAATCGAACACAGGAACTCCTGTTGCTTCAGAGGATGGTGTCTCTATTGCA GCAGTAATTGATCGTTTGTCTTACGCTGACGCGCCGCGCCCTTTCAAGTCTGCCTCATTCGTATCTCATTTACCTTCCCGCACAgcaacctcctcttctacTTCAGTCCGTAAGAATGCCAAACAGATCCTCGCGCTTGAGCGGGAACGTTATcttggaggagatggttTCCTCTCTGCACAGCATGTAGCaatgagaaagagaggcGAAAAAATCGAattggggaagaagaaaaagggattGGCTAAGAAGGGGAACATACAAAATTTGTTGAAAGGAAAAATGAAGCgtgatgttgaagagacGTCAGGGACGCAAGAACAAACACCAGCAGAGAGTCGGATGACAAGTGAAGGAACGACACCCAcattggaagaggacgaggacaTGGATGTCGATCAGAAAGAAAGGCCGGATACCCAAGCCCCAAATGATCATTCCGAAGATGGCAGACCTAAGAAGGAAATCGTGACTT ACTTAACTCCAACGGCTCCACCGTCGTTGCTGCCTCCTAAAAAATACTGCGACATCACCGGTCTCCACGCTTCTTACACGGATCCTAGAACAAAATTACGCTACAAGGGCCTCGATGTCTGGCATGTTGTTCGTGGATTG GGACCCGGAGGCGATCAAGCCTACCTATCATTACGCGGCGCTCAAACCTCACTTAAGTAG
- a CDS encoding mitochondrial protein, whose protein sequence is MASTFMNWAKSPAARQYFFSTHFWGPVANWGLPLAALADIANKDEETISGVMSPTLAAYSMIFMRFAWRVQPRNYLLFACHATNAAAQLTQEARFINYWYFGGKEKKHPVDAKVDDVKEKIQEGVEKVKA, encoded by the exons ATGGC CTC AACATTTATGAACTGGGCAAAGTCCCCTGCTGCCCGACAATATTTTTTCA GTACGCATTTCTGGGGTCCG GTTGCAAACTGgggtcttcctcttgccgCTTTAGCGGATATTGCGAACaaagatgaggaaacaaTTTCCGGCGTGATGAGTCCTACTTTGGCTGCCTATTC CATGATCTTTATGCGATTCGCGTGGCGTGTTCAACCTCGAAATTATCTTCTCTTCGCCTGTCATGCCACCAATGCCGCTGCCCAACTCACTCAAGAGGCGCGATTCATCAACTATTGGTATTTCGGCGGTaaggaaaagaaacatCCTGTGGATGCCAAGGTGGATGAtgtgaaagaaaaaatacAGGAAGGCGTTGAGAAAGTTAAGGCTTGA